The bacterium genome segment ACGCTCCACCTCCCCTACGTCCCCGAAAAAATCCTCGGCGCCGACGGCGTGGAGGGGCTGGAAATCAAGAACGTGGAGACCGGCAAGACGGAAACCCTCGCGGTGACCGGCGTCTTCAGCGCCCTGGGGATGGTCCCCAACTCGGAGCTGGTCAAGGGGCTGTGCAAGCTGGACCCGGGGGGCTACGTCGTCGTGAACGAGCGGATGTTCACCTCGCACCCGCGCATCCTTGCCGCGGGCGACGTTACGACGACCCCCCTCAGGCAGGTAGCGGTAGCCGTGGGGCACGGGGCCATCGCGGCGGAATCCTCCCGCTGCTGGCTGGACGAGAACTGCGCGCTGCCCTCGGAGGCCGGGGAATGAGCCGTCGCCTCGCCGCCGGCGTAGTCCTTATCACTTTATTCACCGCCTGCCAACCCGACGGCGAAATCGGGCACGGCGGCACGCTGAAACCGGCGCCCACCGAGATCCGGGTCCTCTTGCAGGAGACCGACGGGCTCCTGGTGGTGAACTGCCCCTCGGGGGCGATGATAACCGACGACTCCGACAAGCCGCTCTACACCGTTCCACTGGGTTGGGACCTGGTGTTCAAGCGCAACGAGTACGGCGTGCTGGCGGCCAACGGCGAGTGGCTGCGCTGCACGTGGGTGCGGATCAAGCCCCGGGATGAGGGGGACGGGCCGCCCCGGATCACGGTCAAGGGTTCGCCCTACCGCGGTTCTCTCACCGTCCGCTCCACCACGACGGGGACGCTGCAGGCGATAAACCGGATAGAGGTGGAGGATTACCTGCGGGGCGTTCTGCCCGAG includes the following:
- a CDS encoding SpoIID/LytB domain-containing protein encodes the protein MSRRLAAGVVLITLFTACQPDGEIGHGGTLKPAPTEIRVLLQETDGLLVVNCPSGAMITDDSDKPLYTVPLGWDLVFKRNEYGVLAANGEWLRCTWVRIKPRDEGDGPPRITVKGSPYRGSLTVRSTTTGTLQAINRIEVEDYLRGVLPEETYASWPPEALKSQAVVSRSYALARMSDDPGAVFHLRADTSSQVYGGYYAEDPRTDEAVAATIGEVLAYGGRIVTTFFSSCCGGHTAAI